One genomic segment of Pongo abelii isolate AG06213 chromosome 13, NHGRI_mPonAbe1-v2.0_pri, whole genome shotgun sequence includes these proteins:
- the INIP gene encoding SOSS complex subunit C isoform X3 codes for MAANSSGQALHSRDPLLIRTSGITLSSSILQPNRRQLCSMLMHIHLDTSSLKTLHLGTLFFLFYLALTQNEENICDGKVTL; via the exons CATTGCACTCTCGAGACCCTCTCTTAATAAGGACTTCCGGGATCACGCTGAGCAGCAGCATATTGCAGCCCAACAGAAGGCAGCTTTGCAG CATGCTCATGCACATTCATCTGGATACTTCATCACTCAAGACTCTGCATTTGGGAACCTTATTCTTCCTGTTTTACCTCGCCTTGACCcagaatgaagaaaacatttgcgATGGAAAAGTGACTTTGTAA